A region of Desulfovibrio inopinatus DSM 10711 DNA encodes the following proteins:
- a CDS encoding ATP-binding protein: MLYDKASSLKKRCNITTQNKTAPTVSEDSRERSTTSARRIMRSSIKHRLFLGFGLIFTVIFFILVATSQRIVLFNDQFDTFIHSDIPVEKSIYELKFNAEQVTSSTSNYIRSHNKKDWNKIHSSSVEYAQNIECIISISRSTSLQNIAKDIQTEFQSFVRTASKIIQLVDNRNKDLKSLQEVRAALYEKAQSLKKTIGASQDEARQTQLHIDEVLHAIDDMFLALHATIDISHNTARMEFYERVKAIEQITPPLRLNLATPKTYRQFMSLLALKNDAVDKGRTIISQTLDIHRLFEKFDEKRTRLDTMIDRKLSVVLDQNINQELVATKTASRSAFVLILLFGVVTFVLGVPLAWLFSRSILKNEASLLRSRRHLSITRRIANAFLATKTDEIYVQVLAVVLHALQSKHGYFGYINEHGDLECPTLDKQQKPACHTAPDITPNTMCCTHWQEQRISPQVYTEIARARLPNGHIHLDNALVAPIIHQERLVGQLAVANKYNGYDQEDVELFEVIAGYIAPILALHLENYRAERKRHAVETALRESERNYRLLAENADDVIWSIDASGHIQYISPSADRLFGQTTQSVSSMTGHSFEELLMPQSRPIFRNVLTQMRIPLPDAPTSSHSGHRLELEVPGPGMLPVWTETLLTPLISEDTASPVFLGVTRDITVRKNMEADLGLRLRYEVTLLACATNLLSTSSMETKTTLPQTLSLILDAAELDRTVLYYNEESDHSIPTAKIFIQLRSNRGLRHSNEFNEAIDFSYANLDPVIRRDLSSGHRVVLTRAHNSTVGHLLGNTGSGVLCPLFVRSQWYGILCFFDDQRTTTWAESRQRFLTTAAEMVSAFLESRLAEEELTQAKQQAELSDKAKTTFLATMSHELRTPMNGVLGMVELLETTALSDEQSEYVDSLRSSSKLLLNLINRILEFSRMSSLKEELESISFSPAFVVQTIATTLSAAIEQKGLELTTDVDPDVPESVVGDVGKLHQILSHLVENAVKFTEEGTLHIHIQRIPPDERDPLPLAPRHVRLAFSVTDTGIGISETDQQRILEPFVQADDVKTRKYDGTGLTLSIAARLVELMQGRLTITSALGKGSTFTAILDFGIMSHSATTQ, from the coding sequence ATGCTATACGACAAGGCATCATCTCTGAAGAAACGATGCAATATCACAACCCAAAACAAGACGGCTCCCACTGTGTCTGAAGATTCCCGAGAAAGAAGTACGACGTCAGCTCGGCGCATAATGCGTTCATCGATAAAGCATCGGCTTTTTCTTGGGTTTGGCCTTATATTTACTGTCATATTTTTTATTCTTGTTGCAACGAGCCAACGCATAGTATTATTCAACGACCAGTTTGACACATTTATCCACTCTGATATCCCTGTAGAAAAAAGCATATATGAATTAAAATTCAATGCAGAACAAGTCACGTCATCAACATCGAACTATATACGAAGTCACAACAAAAAAGATTGGAACAAGATACACTCATCATCTGTAGAATACGCACAAAATATAGAGTGTATCATCTCTATAAGTCGATCAACTTCACTTCAAAATATTGCTAAAGATATCCAAACAGAATTTCAATCTTTTGTTAGAACAGCAAGTAAAATCATACAACTCGTTGACAATCGCAACAAAGACCTCAAGTCTCTTCAAGAAGTCCGTGCCGCATTATACGAAAAAGCTCAAAGCCTGAAGAAAACTATAGGCGCATCTCAGGATGAAGCACGCCAAACACAATTACATATCGATGAAGTACTCCATGCAATAGACGACATGTTTCTTGCCCTCCATGCAACCATAGATATCTCGCACAACACTGCACGCATGGAATTTTATGAACGAGTCAAGGCTATCGAGCAAATTACCCCTCCCCTCCGTCTCAACTTGGCGACACCAAAGACATATCGCCAATTCATGTCGCTGCTCGCACTCAAAAACGACGCTGTCGATAAAGGCAGGACGATTATATCTCAAACGCTGGACATTCACCGACTATTTGAAAAATTCGATGAAAAGAGAACACGGCTCGACACGATGATAGACCGAAAATTGAGTGTTGTCCTGGATCAAAACATCAATCAAGAGCTGGTTGCGACAAAAACGGCGAGCCGCTCGGCTTTTGTCCTGATTCTCCTTTTCGGTGTTGTGACTTTTGTTCTTGGTGTTCCTCTTGCTTGGCTTTTTTCCCGCTCCATTTTGAAGAATGAAGCCTCCCTGCTCCGCTCCCGTCGTCATTTGAGTATCACCAGACGCATAGCCAATGCTTTTTTGGCAACAAAAACTGATGAAATCTACGTGCAAGTCTTGGCTGTTGTCCTTCATGCGCTCCAAAGCAAACATGGATATTTCGGATATATCAATGAGCACGGCGACCTTGAATGCCCGACATTGGATAAACAGCAAAAGCCTGCCTGCCATACGGCACCAGACATCACACCGAACACAATGTGTTGCACGCACTGGCAAGAGCAAAGAATATCTCCACAGGTTTACACGGAGATAGCCCGAGCACGTCTGCCCAACGGACATATCCACCTCGATAATGCCCTGGTGGCACCGATCATTCATCAGGAAAGACTTGTTGGACAACTTGCCGTAGCTAATAAGTACAACGGGTACGACCAAGAGGATGTAGAACTTTTTGAAGTTATCGCCGGATACATTGCCCCGATTCTTGCCTTGCACCTGGAAAACTATCGAGCAGAACGTAAACGGCATGCAGTGGAAACGGCACTCCGTGAAAGCGAACGAAACTACCGATTGTTGGCTGAAAATGCAGACGATGTCATTTGGAGTATCGATGCATCTGGTCATATCCAGTATATCAGCCCTTCAGCTGATCGACTTTTCGGTCAGACCACGCAATCCGTCTCAAGCATGACCGGACATTCCTTTGAAGAATTGTTAATGCCGCAGTCACGTCCCATATTTCGGAATGTCCTGACACAAATGCGTATACCTCTCCCAGACGCCCCCACTTCCTCACATTCAGGGCATCGATTAGAGCTTGAGGTCCCCGGCCCCGGTATGCTGCCCGTCTGGACGGAAACACTCCTCACCCCGTTGATTTCGGAAGACACCGCCTCTCCGGTCTTCTTGGGAGTCACCCGAGACATTACCGTACGTAAAAATATGGAAGCCGATTTGGGGCTACGCCTTCGGTATGAAGTGACGTTACTCGCCTGCGCGACCAATCTACTTTCCACATCGTCTATGGAAACAAAGACCACCTTACCTCAAACACTCTCTCTCATTCTCGACGCAGCCGAACTCGATAGGACGGTGCTCTATTATAATGAAGAGTCCGACCATAGCATTCCAACAGCCAAAATATTTATTCAACTTCGATCGAACCGCGGACTCAGACATTCCAACGAGTTCAATGAAGCAATCGACTTCTCCTATGCCAATCTCGACCCCGTTATACGTCGCGACCTCTCTTCCGGCCACCGTGTCGTTTTGACTCGTGCCCACAACAGCACCGTTGGACACCTTTTAGGAAATACTGGAAGCGGTGTATTATGCCCTTTATTTGTACGTTCCCAATGGTATGGGATTCTCTGTTTTTTCGATGATCAACGCACAACGACTTGGGCTGAAAGCCGTCAACGATTCCTCACAACAGCGGCGGAAATGGTCTCAGCATTTCTCGAAAGCCGCCTTGCTGAAGAAGAGCTCACCCAAGCCAAGCAGCAAGCCGAACTGTCAGATAAAGCCAAAACAACATTTCTCGCCACGATGAGTCATGAACTCCGCACCCCAATGAACGGCGTTCTCGGCATGGTGGAACTTCTTGAGACGACAGCGCTCAGTGACGAGCAGAGTGAATATGTGGACTCCCTGAGGTCGTCGAGCAAACTCTTACTCAATCTCATCAATCGTATTCTTGAATTTTCGAGGATGTCTTCTCTAAAGGAAGAACTCGAATCCATCTCCTTTTCGCCAGCCTTCGTCGTTCAAACCATTGCAACGACACTCAGTGCTGCCATTGAACAAAAAGGGCTTGAGCTGACGACAGATGTTGACCCCGATGTCCCCGAATCTGTTGTTGGCGATGTCGGTAAACTCCATCAAATTCTGTCTCATTTGGTAGAGAATGCTGTCAAATTCACCGAAGAAGGAACACTGCATATTCACATCCAACGCATCCCCCCTGATGAGAGAGATCCCCTGCCCCTTGCACCACGGCATGTTCGCCTTGCGTTCTCAGTCACAGACACGGGCATAGGGATCAGCGAGACCGATCAACAACGTATTTTAGAACCATTTGTTCAGGCCGATGACGTCAAAACCCGCAAATACGACGGGACAGGTTTAACTCTTTCAATAGCCGCCCGACTTGTAGAACTCATGCAAGGGCGTTTAACCATTACAAGTGCTTTGGGTAAAGGAAGTACGTTTACAGCGATTCTCGATTTTGGAATTATGTCGCACTCCGCAACAACACAGTAG
- a CDS encoding HU family DNA-binding protein, protein MTKDDLVTKMAQSAQLSKAEAGRGLDALLQAIEDELVAGGKVTLTGFGTFSSKEQAARTGRNPRTGEPIQIAARKSVKFAPGKDLKEAVK, encoded by the coding sequence ATGACAAAAGATGATCTCGTTACGAAAATGGCTCAAAGCGCTCAGTTGAGCAAAGCTGAAGCCGGCCGCGGTCTCGATGCCCTCTTGCAGGCCATTGAAGATGAACTTGTCGCTGGCGGAAAAGTCACCCTGACAGGGTTCGGCACGTTCTCAAGCAAAGAGCAAGCCGCTCGCACCGGCCGCAATCCTCGCACAGGCGAACCAATTCAAATTGCAGCTCGCAAATCCGTCAAATTCGCGCCGGGAAAAGACCTCAAAGAAGCCGTCAAATAA
- the serS gene encoding serine--tRNA ligase yields the protein MLDVKFVRNNIEAVKDALARRGGAGVNMDEFAQIDAKRRALLTEVETLKSERNAASAEVAKKKRAKEDASDIIASMGDLSARIKALDEELKGVDEAVSQLLMAIPNMPHASVPDGTDENDNPVVRVVGEIPEAQDDAPNHWEVGERLAGLDFERAAKITGSRFCVSRGWAAAMERALANFMLDMQTVEHGYTEVLPPAIVNSDSLYGTGQLPKFAEDLFRLDFKDFYLIPTAEVPLTNLHRDETLDEADLPITYCAHTPCFRSEAGSYGKDTRGLIRQHQFNKVELVRFVHPDTSYDELERLTGHAEAILQRLDLPYRVVALCAGDIGFSAAKTYDLEVYLPGQKKYREISSCSNFEDFQARRAGIRFRPSGSKKTSLVHTLNGSGLAVGRTLVAVIENYVQKDGSLVIPEVLRPYMHGREVIEPQG from the coding sequence GTGCTCGACGTCAAATTCGTCAGAAACAATATTGAGGCGGTCAAAGACGCCCTGGCCCGGCGAGGAGGCGCAGGCGTCAATATGGACGAATTCGCCCAAATCGATGCCAAACGGCGCGCTCTTTTGACCGAGGTGGAAACCCTCAAAAGCGAACGTAACGCCGCATCCGCCGAAGTTGCTAAAAAAAAGCGGGCCAAGGAAGACGCTTCCGATATCATCGCGAGTATGGGGGATTTGTCTGCGCGAATCAAGGCTCTTGATGAAGAACTCAAGGGCGTTGACGAGGCCGTCTCCCAGTTGCTGATGGCCATTCCAAATATGCCCCACGCGAGTGTTCCCGATGGGACCGATGAAAATGACAACCCCGTTGTTCGTGTTGTCGGCGAAATTCCGGAGGCGCAGGACGATGCCCCCAATCACTGGGAGGTGGGAGAACGCCTTGCCGGTCTTGATTTCGAGCGTGCAGCAAAAATTACAGGCAGCCGTTTTTGTGTGTCTCGGGGCTGGGCCGCAGCAATGGAACGTGCTCTGGCCAACTTTATGCTCGATATGCAAACGGTCGAACACGGCTACACGGAAGTATTGCCCCCTGCTATCGTCAACAGCGATAGCCTTTATGGCACAGGGCAACTTCCTAAGTTTGCAGAAGATCTTTTTCGTCTCGATTTCAAAGATTTTTATCTCATACCCACAGCCGAAGTTCCACTCACCAATCTGCATCGTGATGAAACGCTTGACGAAGCGGATCTTCCCATTACGTATTGCGCGCATACACCCTGTTTTCGATCCGAAGCCGGTTCCTATGGAAAAGATACGCGCGGTCTGATTCGGCAACATCAATTCAACAAGGTCGAGCTTGTCCGGTTTGTCCATCCGGATACATCGTATGATGAGCTTGAGCGGCTTACCGGCCACGCCGAAGCCATTCTTCAACGACTTGACTTGCCGTACCGGGTTGTTGCCTTGTGCGCCGGTGATATCGGCTTTTCCGCTGCAAAGACATACGATCTCGAAGTCTATTTGCCCGGTCAGAAGAAATATCGTGAAATTTCGTCTTGTTCCAACTTCGAGGATTTTCAGGCTCGTCGAGCCGGCATCCGTTTTCGTCCTTCTGGTTCCAAGAAAACGAGCCTTGTCCACACTCTGAATGGATCAGGTTTGGCCGTTGGCAGAACGCTTGTCGCGGTTATTGAAAACTATGTGCAAAAAGACGGTTCTCTGGTCATTCCAGAAGTGCTTCGTCCCTATATGCATGGTCGCGAAGTCATCGAACCCCAAGGGTAG
- a CDS encoding IS5/IS1182 family transposase produces IQGLQAEFVAADKAYDCNSFISLIIGQNAKPVIPPKKNRRNQRKYDKHIYKERHLVECFFCKLKEFRRIATRYEKLQMTFLAMVTIASCLIWLR; encoded by the coding sequence ATTCAGGGACTTCAGGCTGAATTTGTAGCCGCCGACAAGGCTTATGACTGCAACAGCTTCATAAGTCTCATTATCGGACAGAATGCCAAGCCTGTTATTCCGCCCAAAAAGAATCGTCGCAACCAGCGGAAATACGACAAGCACATTTACAAAGAACGACATCTCGTAGAGTGCTTTTTTTGCAAGCTCAAAGAGTTTAGACGAATCGCTACTCGTTACGAAAAATTGCAGATGACTTTCTTGGCAATGGTTACTATCGCCTCATGTCTCATCTGGTTGCGGTAA
- a CDS encoding VOC family protein gives MPAIHLDHLVLTVADINRTAQFYNTLLGLEVRKTSSGRVSLHFGNQKINLHQHRAEFEPKAQYPLPGSADLCFLIDETIDDLTSRLAKEYIDIIEGPVQRNGANGPMLSIYFRDPDGNLLEAATLIAS, from the coding sequence ATGCCAGCAATACATCTTGACCATCTTGTTCTAACGGTTGCCGATATCAATCGCACCGCCCAATTTTATAATACCCTACTTGGGCTTGAAGTCCGAAAGACGTCATCGGGACGCGTCTCGCTCCATTTCGGAAATCAGAAAATCAATCTTCATCAACACAGAGCCGAATTCGAGCCCAAAGCCCAATATCCTCTCCCGGGTTCGGCCGATCTGTGTTTTCTCATTGATGAGACCATTGATGACCTGACATCTCGCCTTGCAAAAGAATATATCGACATCATCGAAGGCCCGGTCCAACGAAACGGAGCAAATGGCCCTATGCTCAGCATCTATTTCCGCGACCCTGATGGCAACCTCCTCGAAGCCGCGACGCTTATTGCCTCATAA
- a CDS encoding HD domain-containing protein, which yields MLHNEMVDEYLPETVRAALIRGQSLLDIHNPGKERTLHCRAVARLAVAMALALSDAGAGIDVELVAESAVVHDIAKGKPNHAASGAALLRSLGRSDLAHIVADHVDFTSFTGPITEAEIVCLADKLVASDEYVGLEKRFSQKLARFGDTPEAREAVAGRRDRAEIALSRFENAAAMRIDSLVTRTAIHGDRFHEFVLVSTR from the coding sequence ATGCTTCACAATGAAATGGTGGACGAGTATCTGCCAGAAACGGTTCGTGCAGCCCTGATTCGCGGGCAATCCCTGTTGGATATTCACAATCCGGGCAAAGAACGCACCTTGCATTGTCGGGCCGTCGCTCGGCTCGCCGTTGCCATGGCACTGGCCTTGAGTGATGCCGGCGCCGGTATTGATGTTGAATTGGTTGCCGAATCCGCCGTGGTGCATGATATCGCCAAAGGGAAACCGAATCATGCCGCGTCCGGTGCAGCACTTTTGCGTTCTTTAGGACGATCCGATTTGGCACATATCGTGGCGGACCATGTTGATTTCACATCATTTACCGGCCCTATAACCGAAGCCGAAATTGTTTGTTTGGCTGATAAACTCGTTGCATCGGATGAATACGTTGGTTTGGAAAAGCGGTTTTCGCAAAAGCTCGCTCGATTTGGCGATACGCCTGAAGCCCGTGAGGCCGTAGCGGGGCGGCGTGATCGTGCCGAGATCGCACTCTCTCGCTTTGAGAATGCTGCAGCAATGCGTATTGATTCGCTTGTTACCCGTACGGCCATTCATGGTGATCGGTTCCATGAATTCGTTCTTGTCTCGACGCGATAA
- a CDS encoding inner membrane CreD family protein, producing MIRRIIAIFIIYAGISLAWIALGIGASFRADDVENGLRSAVDSLWGAPQRQYAPHVFYTEPVATETTNSDGTTIIHETEREVDLMLSRSRINIDIQLTPRRKGLKWYATYTTKFAAEYAVINTTDAEHRLLFDFNFPDSEGIFDDFQVNLNGKIQESVKVQNGYFRVEQRLEPGDSMTVGIDFASRGLESWTYIPGNGVTQVRDFILTMTTDFNAVDFPDTGMSPTKKESLDHGWRLTWGFSNLLTGSNMGLVMPTKLDPGPWVAKVSFAAPISLFFFFFILFILSLVQNWSLHPMHYFFIGCSFFSFHLLLAYLVDHMSIHTAFAISSAVSMLLVMSYTRLLVSTPRGLMEIGLAQLVYLIFFSYSFFYKGYTGLIITILAIVSLFVVMQVTAKMNWDEIFSPTKRQAM from the coding sequence ATGATCCGTCGCATCATTGCTATTTTTATTATCTACGCTGGCATCAGCTTGGCATGGATTGCACTCGGCATAGGAGCATCGTTTCGTGCCGACGATGTCGAAAACGGATTGCGTTCGGCGGTTGATTCGCTTTGGGGAGCACCGCAACGACAATATGCACCGCACGTTTTCTATACGGAACCAGTTGCAACAGAAACGACGAACTCCGATGGAACAACGATTATCCATGAGACAGAGCGCGAAGTGGATCTCATGTTGAGCAGGTCACGTATCAACATCGACATCCAACTGACACCACGGCGAAAAGGTTTAAAATGGTACGCCACATACACAACAAAATTTGCAGCCGAATATGCGGTCATCAATACAACAGATGCTGAGCACAGGCTGCTCTTTGACTTTAATTTTCCGGATAGCGAAGGAATCTTTGATGATTTTCAGGTGAATCTGAATGGAAAAATTCAGGAAAGCGTCAAAGTACAAAATGGGTACTTTCGCGTGGAGCAACGGCTTGAACCTGGAGACAGCATGACGGTCGGCATCGACTTTGCTTCACGCGGCCTCGAATCATGGACCTACATTCCCGGAAACGGCGTAACACAAGTTCGTGACTTCATCCTGACAATGACCACGGATTTCAATGCTGTCGATTTTCCTGATACGGGAATGTCTCCAACGAAGAAGGAATCTCTCGATCACGGCTGGCGTTTAACGTGGGGTTTTTCCAATCTCTTGACCGGCTCCAACATGGGGCTTGTCATGCCCACCAAACTTGATCCCGGCCCCTGGGTGGCCAAAGTCAGTTTTGCTGCGCCTATCTCGCTGTTCTTTTTCTTCTTTATACTGTTTATTCTCAGTCTGGTACAAAATTGGTCGCTACATCCCATGCATTACTTCTTTATCGGATGTTCATTCTTCAGTTTCCACCTCTTATTAGCTTACCTTGTCGATCACATGAGCATCCATACCGCTTTCGCCATTTCCTCGGCGGTATCCATGCTGCTTGTTATGTCTTACACACGGCTTCTTGTCAGCACCCCCCGAGGACTCATGGAAATTGGACTTGCCCAGCTCGTGTATCTCATTTTCTTTTCCTACTCCTTCTTTTACAAAGGGTATACAGGCCTCATCATCACGATACTTGCCATTGTAAGTCTCTTTGTGGTCATGCAGGTCACGGCAAAAATGAATTGGGACGAAATTTTTTCACCGACAAAACGACAAGCGATGTAG
- a CDS encoding CinA family protein: MITQRELEYTIGLLGDRLVERGLTLSCAESCTGGLAASLLTDISGSSRWFVGGIVAYANQIKTNILGVAESILIEHGAVSSETVLAMAAGVRRTMQADVSFALSGVAGPTGGTPEKPVGTVWIAWDIGERHISDVYHLGGDRQEIKFQSAAHAITRLAELLE; the protein is encoded by the coding sequence ATGATAACACAACGCGAACTTGAATACACTATTGGTCTCCTCGGTGATCGACTTGTCGAACGAGGCCTTACTCTGTCGTGTGCTGAATCTTGTACAGGCGGTCTGGCTGCGAGTCTTCTGACCGACATTTCGGGCTCGTCCCGTTGGTTTGTCGGAGGTATTGTTGCCTACGCCAACCAAATAAAGACTAACATCCTTGGCGTTGCCGAATCGATTCTGATAGAACATGGAGCTGTCAGCAGTGAGACGGTTCTGGCAATGGCTGCTGGTGTGCGTCGTACAATGCAAGCGGATGTGAGCTTTGCTCTATCGGGCGTTGCCGGCCCAACCGGGGGAACTCCGGAAAAACCAGTCGGCACCGTTTGGATAGCCTGGGATATTGGAGAGCGACACATCAGCGATGTATATCATTTGGGGGGAGATCGGCAGGAGATAAAATTTCAAAGCGCAGCTCATGCCATCACACGTCTGGCCGAGTTGCTCGAATAA